In a single window of the Phaeobacter sp. G2 genome:
- a CDS encoding YeeE/YedE family protein: MFETLGFEETTPRLASLYFALALGLGFGVLAQLTRFCFRRALIGEDRRQAAGIWALALAVSVLGTQAAVTQGWISFDGHRLLASELPLLAIAVGGVMFGIGMVLTRGCISRLTVLSGTGNLRALLCIGIFALVAHATLKGVLAPLRSLLSGYTVQLGDYATLAALPGGAPLWSAVIVLPAFWLALRSQNSALALLGGAMIGALVPLAWVTTGFVLFDEFDPIAMESLSFTAPMSEGLFYVIASSALPAGFGPGLIGGVLVGALLTALLRRDFRWQSFDSPRQTGRYMLGASLMGFGGVLAGGCTLGAGLAGISTLGVAAPLALAAIALGGIVAHRLLRDGSSAAASLSAESPATPAPQPAE; this comes from the coding sequence ATGTTTGAGACATTGGGTTTTGAAGAGACCACCCCACGACTGGCGTCGCTGTATTTTGCCCTCGCGCTTGGGCTGGGCTTTGGGGTGCTGGCGCAGCTCACCCGGTTTTGCTTTCGCCGTGCCCTGATTGGCGAGGACCGCCGTCAGGCAGCCGGCATCTGGGCCCTGGCTCTGGCCGTATCAGTTCTGGGCACTCAGGCCGCCGTGACCCAAGGCTGGATCAGTTTTGACGGCCACCGCCTGCTGGCCTCAGAGCTGCCGCTGCTGGCCATTGCCGTTGGCGGCGTGATGTTTGGCATCGGCATGGTGCTGACACGGGGCTGTATCTCCCGCCTCACCGTGCTCAGCGGTACTGGCAACCTGCGGGCGCTGCTCTGCATCGGGATCTTTGCCCTGGTCGCCCATGCCACGCTCAAAGGTGTCCTGGCCCCCCTGCGCAGTCTTCTGAGCGGCTACACTGTCCAGCTGGGAGACTATGCAACCCTGGCCGCCCTGCCCGGTGGTGCCCCCCTGTGGAGCGCTGTAATTGTCCTGCCTGCCTTTTGGCTGGCCCTGCGGTCGCAAAATTCCGCACTGGCGCTGCTGGGCGGCGCCATGATCGGGGCGCTGGTGCCACTGGCCTGGGTCACCACCGGATTTGTGCTGTTTGACGAATTTGACCCCATCGCCATGGAGAGCCTGTCCTTTACCGCGCCAATGTCTGAGGGGCTGTTTTATGTCATTGCCTCCAGCGCCCTGCCTGCGGGCTTTGGCCCTGGGCTGATCGGCGGCGTTTTGGTCGGCGCCCTGCTTACCGCCCTGCTGCGCCGGGACTTCCGGTGGCAGAGCTTTGACAGCCCCCGCCAGACCGGCCGCTACATGCTGGGCGCCAGCCTGATGGGCTTTGGCGGGGTGCTGGCCGGGGGCTGCACCCTGGGGGCGGGCCTTGCCGGGATTTCCACCCTGGGTGTTGCGGCACCGCTGGCGCTAGCCGCCATTGCCCTCGGCGGCATTGTGGCCCACCGGCTGCTGCGGGACGGGTCTAGTGCAGCTGCTTCTTTATCCGCTGAATCGCCAGCCACACCAGCC
- a CDS encoding ABC transporter permease, which translates to MTELSNPIPSKPPRSQWLDVWDQFKTHRGALLGGILFFLIVASVYLGPFLWDIDATHIDIRSRNQGPSLAHPFGTDQLGRDMMARMMAGGSTSVSVGLTAMALALVLGSFIGVVAGFFKRLDGPLMRLTDLFLALPLLPLLLVMMLLFREPLNAAFGPEQGIFILIVCAIGVTSWMPTARIVRGDVLAIKEREFVLAARSIGTSNSQLITRHILPNVLSPIMVSATLGIATAIITESSLSFLGLGFPPDFPTWGRLLFDATDYLQQHPERVFWPGIAISLTVLSVNYLGDGLRDALDPRIRGR; encoded by the coding sequence ATGACTGAGCTTAGCAATCCCATCCCCAGCAAACCACCGCGCAGCCAGTGGCTGGATGTCTGGGACCAGTTCAAAACCCACCGTGGTGCACTGCTAGGCGGCATCCTGTTCTTTCTTATCGTGGCTTCGGTCTATCTGGGTCCTTTCCTCTGGGATATTGATGCAACCCATATCGACATCCGTTCCCGGAATCAGGGACCCAGCTTGGCACATCCCTTTGGTACCGATCAGCTGGGCCGTGACATGATGGCCCGAATGATGGCTGGCGGCTCCACCTCGGTCTCGGTTGGGCTTACGGCGATGGCGCTGGCGCTGGTTCTTGGCTCCTTCATTGGCGTTGTGGCCGGGTTCTTTAAACGGCTTGATGGGCCGTTGATGCGTCTCACGGATCTGTTCCTGGCCCTGCCGTTGCTGCCGCTGCTTCTAGTGATGATGCTGCTGTTTCGCGAACCGCTGAACGCGGCCTTTGGGCCTGAACAGGGGATCTTCATCCTCATCGTTTGTGCCATTGGGGTGACCTCCTGGATGCCCACCGCGCGCATCGTGCGCGGCGATGTCCTGGCGATCAAGGAACGTGAGTTTGTTCTTGCGGCCCGCTCCATCGGCACCTCGAACAGCCAGCTGATCACCCGGCATATCCTGCCAAACGTGCTGTCGCCGATCATGGTGTCAGCAACACTGGGGATTGCCACCGCGATCATCACCGAAAGCTCGCTGTCTTTCCTCGGCCTGGGCTTCCCACCGGATTTCCCAACCTGGGGGCGGCTGTTGTTTGATGCCACCGACTATCTGCAGCAGCATCCCGAGCGGGTGTTCTGGCCTGGCATCGCGATTTCTTTGACCGTGCTGAGCGTGAACTACCTTGGTGACGGGCTGCGCGACGCATTGGATCCACGGATTCGCGGCCGCTAA
- a CDS encoding ABC transporter permease, producing the protein MLTFTIRRLILSVPTLLFISLVIFLLLELAPGDPMAQVPLTVPPEVKEKMREALGLGQPAPIRFWKWLVQFFWIEPQVLIDHYFGTTFSQGDLRVISWQTRSPVMDIVIQRMPQTLWVVGTAYVVAIFIALPIGIYSAYRQYSWFDQLGTFVSMVGFSVPPFFSGVLVIVIFSVQLGWFPSIYDTTHVVDSWDSFVHQLRQMIMPVMVLALQITAQLSRFMRASMLDNLNQDYVRTARAKGLSEYVVVMVHVLRNSMIPVVTVIALGIPAIFGGAIITEQVFKVNGIGQLLIGAIQANDLPMVQTLTFIFAILIVMFNLIADVLYGILDPRIRYD; encoded by the coding sequence ATGCTGACCTTTACAATCAGGCGATTGATCCTGTCGGTTCCGACATTGCTCTTCATCAGCCTGGTGATCTTCCTCCTTCTTGAACTCGCACCCGGCGATCCAATGGCGCAGGTGCCCCTGACGGTCCCCCCCGAAGTCAAAGAAAAAATGCGCGAGGCCCTTGGCCTTGGCCAACCCGCCCCCATCCGCTTCTGGAAATGGCTGGTGCAGTTCTTCTGGATTGAACCCCAAGTCCTGATCGACCACTATTTTGGCACCACCTTCTCGCAGGGTGACCTGCGCGTCATCTCCTGGCAGACCCGTTCGCCGGTGATGGATATCGTCATCCAGCGGATGCCGCAGACCCTGTGGGTTGTGGGCACCGCCTATGTGGTTGCCATCTTCATCGCCCTGCCCATCGGCATCTACTCCGCCTATCGTCAGTATAGCTGGTTTGACCAGCTCGGCACTTTTGTGTCGATGGTTGGCTTTTCGGTGCCGCCGTTTTTCTCGGGCGTTTTGGTCATCGTGATCTTCTCAGTGCAGCTGGGCTGGTTCCCGTCGATCTACGACACCACCCATGTGGTCGACAGCTGGGACAGCTTTGTCCACCAGTTGCGACAGATGATCATGCCGGTCATGGTGCTGGCGCTGCAGATCACTGCCCAGCTCAGCCGCTTTATGCGCGCCTCGATGCTGGATAACCTGAACCAGGACTATGTGCGCACGGCCCGTGCCAAAGGGCTCAGCGAATATGTCGTGGTGATGGTGCATGTTCTGCGCAACTCGATGATCCCGGTGGTCACGGTGATTGCCCTTGGCATTCCCGCGATCTTTGGCGGCGCAATCATCACCGAGCAGGTGTTCAAGGTAAATGGCATCGGCCAGCTGCTGATTGGCGCTATTCAGGCCAATGATCTGCCCATGGTACAGACTCTCACCTTTATCTTTGCCATTCTCATCGTGATGTTCAATCTGATCGCCGATGTTCTCTATGGCATTCTAGACCCGAGGATCCGCTATGACTGA
- a CDS encoding peptide ABC transporter substrate-binding protein, with translation MKLKTLLMGAIATAAIAPAAFAERGSDGQVNIIYWQAPSIMNPFLSGGTKDVEAASLVIEPLVRYNQDGVMVPYLAAEIPTVENGGVSEDLTSITWKIAPGLKWSDGSAFTSADVKFTADYCMDPEGGCAQVTKFEGVTSVEALDDLTVKVTFAKPTPFPYGPFVGGESPIIQAAQFADCMGAKAPECTEANFAPIGTGPFVVDEFKPNDVITLSANPNYRDPAKPAFAKVLFKGGGDATAAGRAVMETGEFDYAWNLQLAPEVIAQMESAGKGKPVAGFGPLVERIMLNNTNPDPALGPDERSVIRPHPFLGDPAVYKAMSLAIDRPLLVEIGYGKAGKVTCNWVPAPAAVNSDTFTCDKQDIAAANAMLEEAGYKDTNGDGVRETPDGIPMKILYQTSTNAVRQDFQALIKQWWSEIGIESELRNLSGSVFFGGDPGSPDTFQKFYADVEMYANTFNGTDPQSYLANGLCDKAPSPATQWQGENISRFCNEEFDKLHAELTTTAGAEARAEISKRLNDIIVGNGGMIPLVHRGRLSAHANSLGGVVLNVWDSEIWNAADWYRIK, from the coding sequence ATGAAACTCAAAACCCTTTTGATGGGTGCCATCGCCACGGCTGCCATCGCTCCGGCAGCTTTTGCCGAGCGCGGCTCTGACGGCCAGGTCAACATCATCTACTGGCAAGCGCCATCGATCATGAATCCCTTCCTATCCGGTGGGACCAAGGACGTTGAAGCCGCATCGCTGGTGATTGAGCCCCTGGTCCGCTACAATCAGGATGGCGTCATGGTGCCTTACCTGGCCGCCGAAATCCCAACCGTTGAAAACGGTGGCGTCAGCGAAGACCTGACCTCCATCACTTGGAAGATCGCACCCGGCCTCAAATGGTCCGATGGCAGCGCCTTCACCTCTGCGGATGTGAAATTCACCGCTGACTACTGCATGGACCCCGAAGGCGGCTGTGCCCAGGTTACCAAATTCGAAGGTGTGACCTCGGTTGAAGCCCTTGATGATCTGACCGTCAAGGTCACATTTGCCAAGCCAACCCCCTTCCCCTATGGCCCCTTTGTTGGCGGTGAAAGCCCCATCATCCAGGCGGCTCAGTTTGCGGATTGTATGGGTGCCAAGGCACCGGAATGCACCGAGGCCAACTTTGCCCCCATCGGCACCGGTCCTTTTGTTGTTGATGAATTCAAACCCAACGACGTGATCACCCTGTCGGCCAACCCGAACTATCGTGACCCGGCCAAGCCTGCCTTTGCCAAGGTCCTGTTCAAAGGTGGCGGCGACGCAACGGCCGCTGGCCGTGCCGTCATGGAAACCGGCGAGTTTGACTACGCCTGGAACCTGCAGCTGGCCCCTGAAGTCATCGCCCAGATGGAATCCGCCGGCAAAGGCAAGCCTGTCGCAGGCTTTGGCCCGCTGGTTGAGCGCATCATGCTGAACAACACCAACCCTGATCCGGCGCTTGGCCCGGATGAGCGTTCGGTGATCCGTCCGCACCCTTTCTTGGGTGATCCTGCGGTTTACAAAGCAATGTCGCTGGCGATTGACCGTCCTTTGCTGGTCGAAATCGGCTATGGCAAAGCGGGTAAAGTCACCTGTAACTGGGTTCCGGCACCTGCAGCTGTAAACTCTGACACCTTCACCTGCGACAAGCAGGACATCGCTGCGGCAAACGCGATGCTGGAAGAAGCGGGCTACAAAGACACCAATGGTGACGGCGTACGTGAAACCCCCGATGGGATCCCAATGAAGATCCTGTACCAGACCTCGACCAACGCCGTGCGTCAGGACTTCCAGGCTCTGATCAAACAGTGGTGGAGCGAAATTGGTATCGAATCCGAGCTGCGTAACCTTAGCGGTTCCGTGTTCTTTGGTGGTGATCCCGGTTCGCCTGACACCTTCCAGAAGTTCTATGCTGACGTTGAAATGTATGCCAATACCTTCAACGGCACCGACCCTCAGTCCTACCTGGCGAACGGTCTGTGCGACAAGGCGCCTTCGCCTGCGACCCAGTGGCAGGGTGAGAACATCTCGCGCTTCTGCAACGAAGAGTTCGACAAGCTGCATGCGGAGCTGACAACCACAGCCGGTGCCGAAGCTCGTGCGGAAATCTCCAAGCGTCTCAACGACATCATCGTTGGAAACGGCGGCATGATCCCTCTGGTTCACCGTGGCCGTCTCTCGGCGCACGCCAACTCGCTTGGTGGTGTTGTGCTGAACGTCTGGGACAGCGAAATCTGGAACGCTGCTGACTGGTACCGTATCAAATAA
- a CDS encoding ABC transporter ATP-binding protein encodes MLDQPIAQIKGLRVEFQTKDGPVVGVENVSFDVKPGETVCVVGESGSGKSVSSLSLMRLVEFGGGEISAGELMFDRREGGVMDLAKAPGDMMKDIRGNEIGMIFQEPMTALNPVFTVGRQLTEGLRVHKDMNKAQAEARALELLREVRIPEPERRLTQYPHELSGGMRQRVVIAMAMACEPRLLIADEPTTALDVTIQAEILALMDRLKRETGTAVMFITHDMAVVAQMADRVVVMFRGNKVEEGTVEEIFENPQHDYTKALLAAVPKLGEMQGKAYPEPMKLMGVEGQRIEPIKGTDEVLLQVENLTTRFPVKGGLLRRTVANVHAVEDVSFKVFKGQTLSLVGESGCGKSTAGRSLLRLVEPLSGKVEFEGRDILGLNQRDLHKARLDMQMIFQDPFASLNPQMQLLDQVAEPLRNYGLASGSELQDRVANLFDRVQLPRSFMRRYPHEMSGGQRQRIAIARALALNPKLIVADEAVSALDVSVQAQVLNLMMELQADLGLSFLFISHDMAVVERVSHQVGVMYLGRIVELGPRARVFENPQHAYTQALMKAVPIADPHRRKSEKDLNFKPIPSPIHGLDYQPEPSQYLEVEPGHFVLTTDSGY; translated from the coding sequence GTGCTCGATCAACCTATTGCACAAATTAAAGGCCTTCGCGTCGAGTTTCAGACCAAAGATGGCCCGGTTGTTGGCGTCGAGAACGTCTCCTTTGATGTAAAGCCCGGGGAAACCGTCTGCGTCGTCGGCGAGTCGGGTTCTGGCAAATCCGTTTCCTCGCTGTCGCTGATGCGCCTCGTTGAATTTGGCGGCGGTGAGATCTCCGCGGGTGAGCTGATGTTTGATCGCCGCGAGGGCGGTGTCATGGATCTGGCCAAGGCACCGGGCGACATGATGAAGGACATTCGCGGCAACGAGATCGGCATGATCTTTCAGGAGCCGATGACCGCCCTGAACCCGGTCTTCACTGTTGGCCGCCAGCTGACCGAAGGTCTGCGGGTGCACAAGGACATGAACAAGGCCCAGGCCGAGGCGCGGGCGCTGGAACTGCTGCGCGAAGTGCGTATTCCCGAGCCCGAACGTCGGTTGACACAGTACCCCCACGAGCTGTCCGGTGGCATGCGTCAGCGGGTTGTAATCGCCATGGCCATGGCCTGCGAGCCTCGCCTGCTGATCGCTGATGAACCCACAACCGCGCTGGATGTGACCATTCAGGCGGAAATTCTGGCCCTGATGGACCGGCTAAAGCGCGAAACCGGCACGGCGGTGATGTTCATCACCCACGACATGGCCGTTGTGGCGCAGATGGCAGACCGGGTTGTGGTGATGTTCCGCGGTAACAAGGTCGAAGAGGGCACGGTCGAAGAGATCTTTGAAAACCCCCAGCATGACTACACCAAGGCGTTGCTGGCAGCGGTGCCCAAACTGGGGGAAATGCAGGGCAAGGCCTACCCCGAGCCGATGAAGCTGATGGGGGTCGAAGGCCAAAGGATTGAGCCAATCAAAGGCACTGACGAGGTGCTGTTGCAGGTTGAAAATCTCACCACGCGCTTCCCGGTCAAAGGCGGATTGCTGCGCCGGACGGTGGCCAATGTGCACGCGGTCGAGGATGTGTCCTTTAAGGTTTTCAAGGGGCAGACCCTGTCGCTGGTTGGTGAATCTGGCTGCGGCAAATCCACCGCAGGGCGGTCGCTTTTGCGTCTGGTTGAACCGCTGTCGGGCAAGGTGGAATTCGAGGGTCGTGATATTCTTGGGTTGAACCAAAGAGACCTGCACAAGGCCCGCCTGGACATGCAGATGATCTTCCAGGATCCCTTTGCCTCGCTCAATCCACAGATGCAGCTTTTGGATCAGGTGGCAGAACCGCTGCGCAACTATGGCCTGGCCTCGGGCTCTGAGCTGCAGGATCGCGTGGCCAATCTGTTTGACCGGGTGCAGCTGCCGCGCAGCTTTATGCGCCGCTACCCGCACGAGATGTCCGGCGGTCAGCGTCAGCGGATCGCAATTGCCCGCGCTCTGGCCTTGAACCCGAAACTGATTGTGGCAGATGAGGCTGTCTCGGCGCTGGATGTTTCTGTACAAGCCCAAGTTTTGAACTTGATGATGGAATTGCAGGCAGATCTGGGTCTGTCCTTTCTGTTTATCAGCCATGACATGGCGGTGGTCGAACGCGTCAGCCATCAGGTCGGGGTGATGTATCTGGGGCGTATCGTTGAACTTGGCCCGCGTGCCCGCGTCTTTGAGAACCCGCAGCATGCCTATACGCAGGCGCTGATGAAGGCGGTTCCCATTGCTGATCCCCATCGCCGCAAAAGCGAAAAAGACCTGAACTTCAAACCCATTCCATCGCCCATTCATGGTCTCGATTACCAGCCGGAGCCCTCACAGTATCTGGAGGTGGAGCCAGGTCACTTTGTGCTTACCACCGACAGTGGGTATTAA
- the argE gene encoding acetylornithine deacetylase, which produces MTAVLTPLEIMQKLVAFPTVSRDSNLPLVDWVQQYLTEQGIVSHRWVDPDQPHKAAVFAHVGPEIEGAVVLSGHTDVVPVDGQPWDSDPFTVIERDGKYFGRGTCDMKGFDALAIWALVEAHHRGVKRPLQLALSFDEEIGCTGAPPMIEAMQPLLPKGAAVIVGEPSMMQAVTGHKGGTGFRTHMIGFEVHSSLLHTGVSAIMQGARLIDWANHRNADNMAKEPGEMQSLFNPPFTTCHVGMISGGTAHNITAKDCTFMMDFRVVPGEQASDWEAAYRTEVQKVEADMQAIHPEARIDISKGFDVPALVPEEAGEAEALVRSLTGDNGTHVVSYGTEAGQFQAAGYSAVICGPGDIAQAHQPNEFITVAQFNAGHGFMKQLVARLETPR; this is translated from the coding sequence ATGACTGCAGTTTTGACGCCGCTAGAGATCATGCAAAAACTGGTGGCTTTCCCAACGGTGAGCCGCGACAGCAATCTGCCTTTGGTCGATTGGGTACAGCAGTACCTGACCGAGCAGGGCATCGTCTCGCACCGCTGGGTGGACCCGGATCAGCCCCATAAGGCAGCTGTTTTTGCCCATGTCGGCCCAGAGATCGAAGGCGCGGTTGTCCTGTCGGGGCACACCGATGTGGTGCCGGTTGATGGCCAACCCTGGGACAGCGACCCCTTCACCGTGATAGAACGTGACGGCAAGTATTTTGGCCGGGGCACCTGTGACATGAAGGGGTTTGATGCCCTGGCGATCTGGGCCTTGGTTGAGGCACACCATCGCGGCGTAAAGCGGCCTTTGCAGCTGGCGCTCAGCTTTGACGAAGAAATCGGTTGCACCGGGGCGCCGCCGATGATTGAGGCCATGCAGCCGCTGTTGCCCAAGGGGGCAGCCGTTATCGTTGGTGAGCCATCGATGATGCAGGCGGTGACCGGCCACAAGGGCGGCACAGGTTTTCGCACCCATATGATCGGCTTTGAGGTGCACAGCTCGCTGCTGCACACAGGCGTCAGCGCCATCATGCAGGGAGCGCGGCTGATCGACTGGGCCAACCATCGCAATGCGGATAACATGGCCAAAGAGCCAGGCGAGATGCAGTCCCTGTTCAACCCGCCCTTCACCACCTGTCATGTGGGCATGATCTCCGGCGGCACCGCCCATAATATCACCGCCAAAGACTGCACATTTATGATGGATTTTCGGGTTGTTCCCGGCGAGCAGGCCAGCGATTGGGAAGCGGCCTACCGCACTGAGGTGCAAAAGGTCGAAGCGGACATGCAGGCGATCCACCCGGAAGCGCGCATTGATATCAGCAAGGGCTTTGACGTCCCCGCCCTGGTCCCCGAAGAGGCCGGGGAGGCCGAGGCGCTGGTGCGCAGCCTGACCGGCGACAATGGCACCCATGTGGTTAGCTACGGCACCGAGGCCGGCCAGTTCCAGGCAGCGGGCTATTCGGCGGTGATCTGTGGTCCGGGGGATATTGCCCAGGCGCATCAGCCCAATGAGTTTATCACCGTGGCACAGTTCAATGCGGGCCATGGTTTTATGAAACAGCTTGTTGCGCGTCTGGAGACGCCTCGCTAG
- a CDS encoding MarR family transcriptional regulator codes for MSEVESNLPKGIYEDIDFAVLVQIAGRMIAQHVEAIGKEAALSAGHLSVLGMIHRKPGLVQSVYGAILAINDATLGRYVDKLEDQGLVLRERCDDDRRTVRLTLTDAGLAFIIAVKTRLAEIRSEVTGGLGPSDISVLQENLVTFLTAHGPDLQET; via the coding sequence ATGTCAGAAGTAGAGAGTAACCTGCCCAAAGGGATCTACGAGGACATAGATTTTGCCGTCCTGGTGCAAATTGCAGGCCGGATGATCGCGCAGCATGTTGAAGCCATAGGCAAAGAAGCGGCTTTGTCCGCCGGGCATCTCAGCGTGCTGGGGATGATCCACCGCAAGCCGGGGCTGGTGCAAAGCGTCTATGGGGCGATTCTGGCCATCAATGACGCCACCCTTGGCCGGTATGTGGACAAGCTGGAAGACCAGGGGCTGGTGTTGCGCGAACGCTGCGACGACGATCGGCGTACCGTTCGCCTGACGCTGACGGATGCAGGACTGGCCTTCATCATCGCCGTCAAAACACGTCTGGCAGAGATACGCAGCGAAGTGACCGGCGGGTTAGGTCCTTCGGATATTTCTGTGCTGCAGGAGAACCTTGTCACCTTCTTGACCGCCCACGGGCCGGATTTGCAAGAAACGTAG
- a CDS encoding M20 family metallopeptidase, whose amino-acid sequence MPIKNRFAEMQREITAWRHHLHENPELLYEVHKTAAFVQEQLQSFGVTDVTPGIGRTGVVAVIEGKTNTSGRVIGLRADMDALPIHEASGVDYASKTPGLMHACGHDGHTAILLGAARYLSETRNFDGKVVLIFQPAEEGGAGAKAMCDDGLMERWGIQEVYGLHNMPGQPVGEFAIRPGALLASSDEFEIKVTGKGGHAAAPHDAIDTTLVASQIVVSLHSIVSRNVDPVKRVVLTVGTFETDSTASNVIAHTAKLQGTVRTLDTEYRAEAEDWVRRVATSTAEAFGATAEVIWSPGYPVTINTDTETGYAIEAARAVGAAVDENTAPIMPSEDFSYMLEERPGAYIFLGNGDTAMCHHPAYVFDDEAIPLGCSWFAELVERRMPTA is encoded by the coding sequence TTGCCCATCAAAAACCGTTTTGCCGAAATGCAGCGAGAAATCACCGCCTGGCGGCATCATCTGCATGAAAATCCTGAACTGCTGTATGAGGTGCATAAAACCGCAGCCTTTGTTCAAGAACAGCTGCAGAGCTTTGGGGTGACGGATGTAACACCTGGCATTGGCAGGACCGGCGTTGTGGCGGTGATCGAAGGCAAGACCAATACCTCGGGTCGGGTGATCGGGCTGCGCGCTGATATGGACGCGCTGCCCATCCATGAGGCCTCTGGCGTCGACTACGCGTCTAAAACGCCCGGACTGATGCATGCCTGTGGTCACGATGGTCACACAGCAATCCTGCTGGGGGCGGCGAGATATCTCTCTGAAACCCGCAATTTTGACGGCAAAGTGGTGCTGATCTTCCAACCCGCCGAAGAGGGCGGCGCGGGGGCCAAGGCCATGTGTGACGATGGCCTGATGGAACGCTGGGGCATCCAGGAGGTATACGGCTTGCACAACATGCCAGGCCAGCCCGTCGGGGAATTTGCCATTCGCCCCGGTGCCTTGTTGGCCTCGTCAGATGAATTCGAGATCAAGGTGACCGGCAAGGGCGGCCATGCGGCGGCCCCCCATGATGCCATCGATACCACTCTTGTGGCCTCGCAGATTGTGGTCTCGCTGCATTCCATCGTGTCGCGCAATGTCGATCCGGTAAAACGTGTGGTACTTACGGTTGGGACCTTTGAAACCGATAGCACGGCCTCCAATGTGATTGCCCATACGGCAAAACTGCAAGGCACGGTGCGAACGCTGGACACCGAATATCGCGCCGAGGCCGAAGACTGGGTCCGCCGGGTTGCCACCAGCACCGCTGAGGCCTTTGGCGCCACCGCCGAGGTGATCTGGTCGCCGGGATATCCGGTGACAATCAACACCGATACCGAAACCGGCTATGCCATTGAGGCCGCCCGTGCCGTCGGCGCCGCAGTGGATGAAAATACCGCACCAATCATGCCGTCGGAGGACTTTTCCTATATGCTGGAAGAGCGTCCCGGCGCCTATATTTTCCTCGGCAATGGCGACACGGCCATGTGTCACCACCCCGCCTATGTCTTTGACGACGAAGCGATTCCACTGGGTTGCAGCTGGTTCGCCGAACTTGTTGAACGACGAATGCCCACAGCATAA
- a CDS encoding M20 family metallopeptidase: MPVKNRIADLHEEVAGWRRDIHENPEILYETHRTSALVAEKLKSFGCDEVVPGIGRTGVVAVIRGRSDTVGRAIGLRADMDALPMQEQTGLAHASKIDGAMHACGHDGHTAMLLGAAKYLAETRNFDGTAVVIFQPAEEGGNGAEAMCKDGLMERFGINEVYAIHNAPGLELGKFAIRPGPILASVDEFTLTLQGRGGHAAKPQETVDTTVMMSHIICALQTVMSRNVDPVLQGVLSITSAETSSKAFNVIPDRAEVRGTVRTHSPEVRALIPERLQAIVDGIAQTFGGTADLSFHLGVPVTINDDAAADFARLAAETVSGAGSCEEVPLAMGGEDFSFMLQERPGAMIRLGNGPSAGLHHPEYDFNDEAIPTGISWFAEMIEQRMPVA; the protein is encoded by the coding sequence ATGCCAGTCAAAAACCGAATTGCAGATCTGCACGAAGAAGTGGCCGGTTGGCGCCGCGACATCCACGAAAACCCTGAAATCCTGTACGAGACCCACCGCACCTCTGCGCTGGTGGCAGAAAAGCTGAAAAGCTTTGGCTGCGATGAGGTGGTGCCTGGAATTGGCCGCACCGGCGTTGTTGCAGTGATCCGGGGGCGCAGCGACACGGTTGGCCGCGCCATCGGGCTGCGCGCCGATATGGACGCTCTGCCGATGCAGGAACAGACCGGGCTGGCGCATGCCTCAAAGATTGATGGGGCGATGCATGCCTGCGGCCACGACGGTCACACCGCCATGCTGCTGGGGGCTGCGAAATACCTGGCCGAGACCCGCAATTTTGATGGCACCGCCGTGGTGATCTTTCAGCCCGCCGAAGAGGGCGGCAATGGCGCCGAAGCCATGTGTAAAGATGGCCTGATGGAACGCTTTGGCATCAACGAAGTCTATGCCATCCACAATGCACCTGGGCTGGAACTGGGCAAGTTTGCCATCCGCCCCGGCCCGATCCTGGCTTCGGTGGATGAGTTCACGCTGACCTTGCAGGGCCGTGGTGGTCATGCGGCCAAGCCGCAGGAAACCGTCGATACCACGGTGATGATGTCCCATATCATCTGCGCGCTGCAAACGGTGATGTCTCGCAATGTCGATCCGGTGCTACAGGGGGTTCTGTCCATCACCTCGGCTGAAACCTCCTCCAAGGCTTTTAACGTGATCCCGGATCGGGCCGAGGTCCGGGGGACGGTGCGCACCCATTCGCCTGAGGTCCGGGCGCTGATCCCTGAACGGCTGCAGGCCATCGTCGATGGGATTGCCCAGACCTTTGGCGGCACGGCAGACCTGTCGTTTCATCTGGGCGTCCCGGTCACAATCAATGATGATGCAGCCGCCGATTTTGCCCGCCTGGCGGCGGAAACAGTTTCCGGCGCAGGCTCTTGCGAGGAGGTGCCGCTGGCCATGGGCGGAGAGGATTTCTCCTTCATGCTGCAAGAGCGCCCGGGCGCCATGATCCGCCTGGGCAATGGCCCTTCTGCCGGGCTGCATCATCCCGAATATGATTTCAACGATGAGGCCATTCCGACGGGGATCAGCTGGTTTGCCGAAATGATCGAACAGCGGATGCCAGTGGCCTGA